One genomic region from Spirosoma sp. KCTC 42546 encodes:
- a CDS encoding S9 family peptidase: MKRYFGLLITLSFISHAFAQNPVAKIDSGSISGARYVILFPENWKGKLVMYAHGYEFMGAKPRQSQNPGFAKNMKPFLDRGFAVAASDYQYQGFALPQGVDDTEALRQLFVKTYGKPDTTYMVGHSMGGGVTFAMLENFGSNYNGGLPLCPLSSRPYLQCRKEFDMYATFNGLFPGIVTSLTEIFDLAKPYQAQPQQAMVARATAIKKAILAKDSTLAIAFAKRFDLKLDDLPFSLFFNENVLRDLAQKAKGNPFDNTNTLYSGFPNNLDVNQKAERLKATVNPNVLFAKYDRTGNINKPVVVMHTIYDQLIPPTYGVVNIENMVHQQGKDQYFTVKYTNGQGHCNFTPQQTAQAFDALRNWVKTGAKPTAGFLN; encoded by the coding sequence ATGAAACGTTACTTCGGCCTCCTAATCACCTTAAGCTTCATATCCCACGCCTTTGCCCAGAATCCCGTTGCCAAAATCGACTCGGGTAGCATCAGCGGAGCCAGGTACGTTATCCTTTTTCCCGAAAACTGGAAAGGGAAGCTGGTGATGTACGCCCATGGCTATGAATTTATGGGCGCTAAACCCCGGCAGAGTCAAAACCCAGGTTTCGCCAAAAATATGAAGCCGTTTCTGGATCGGGGATTTGCGGTGGCCGCGTCGGATTATCAATATCAGGGATTTGCCTTGCCGCAAGGTGTAGACGATACCGAAGCCCTCCGGCAGTTGTTCGTAAAAACGTACGGTAAACCAGATACCACCTATATGGTTGGGCATTCGATGGGCGGTGGCGTAACATTTGCGATGCTCGAAAACTTTGGATCGAATTACAACGGCGGTTTGCCACTTTGCCCTCTATCGAGTCGACCGTATCTGCAATGCCGGAAAGAGTTTGATATGTACGCAACCTTCAACGGGTTGTTTCCAGGTATTGTAACGTCGTTGACTGAGATTTTCGATCTAGCGAAGCCTTATCAGGCCCAGCCACAACAAGCCATGGTGGCCCGCGCTACGGCGATTAAAAAGGCGATTTTAGCTAAAGACTCGACGCTGGCGATTGCCTTTGCCAAGCGTTTTGACCTAAAACTGGACGACCTGCCGTTTTCACTGTTTTTCAACGAGAATGTGCTGCGCGACCTTGCCCAGAAAGCCAAAGGTAATCCATTCGATAATACGAATACCCTGTACAGCGGCTTTCCAAATAATCTGGACGTTAATCAGAAAGCTGAACGCCTTAAGGCGACGGTCAATCCTAACGTTCTGTTTGCTAAATATGATCGAACGGGTAACATTAACAAACCGGTGGTGGTCATGCACACGATTTACGATCAGCTTATTCCGCCAACGTACGGCGTTGTTAACATCGAAAACATGGTGCATCAGCAGGGTAAGGATCAATACTTTACCGTCAAGTATACCAACGGGCAAGGGCATTGTAATTTCACCCCTCAGCAAACGGCTCAGGCATTCGACGCGCTCCGGAACTGGGTAAAAACAGGAGCTAAACCAACGGCTGGATTTCTGAATTAA
- a CDS encoding amidohydrolase family protein — protein MIDLDKIIAIDVHTHAEASCWHPHDDFRPELDEAFAKFFKSDHRPTIQETADYYRERNMAFVMFTVDSEFNVGKHRIPNEEVAEGAQKNADVMIAFASIDPHKGRMGAREARNLIENYGVKGFKFHPTVQGFYPNDRMAYHLYEVIAEYKLPMLFHSGHSGFGSGVRGGGGLRLEYSNPIHLDDVAIDFPDNPIIIAHPSWPWQDEALSVAMHKPNIYIDLSGWSPKYFPKQLVQYANTLLKDRMLFGTDFPLITPDRWMKDFEEAGFKEDVKPLILKENAIRMLGLR, from the coding sequence ATGATCGACCTCGACAAGATTATCGCTATTGATGTGCACACCCATGCAGAAGCCTCCTGCTGGCATCCGCACGACGACTTCCGACCGGAGCTGGACGAGGCTTTCGCCAAATTTTTCAAATCTGACCACCGGCCAACTATTCAGGAGACCGCTGATTATTACCGGGAGCGGAACATGGCCTTTGTGATGTTCACAGTCGATTCGGAGTTCAACGTAGGCAAGCACCGGATTCCGAACGAGGAAGTAGCCGAAGGAGCGCAGAAAAACGCGGATGTAATGATTGCCTTCGCGAGTATAGATCCGCACAAAGGCCGCATGGGAGCCCGTGAAGCCCGGAATCTGATCGAAAATTATGGGGTAAAGGGCTTTAAGTTTCACCCAACTGTGCAGGGTTTTTATCCCAACGACCGCATGGCCTATCACCTGTACGAAGTCATTGCAGAGTACAAACTGCCGATGTTGTTTCATTCGGGGCATTCGGGTTTTGGTTCGGGCGTGCGCGGGGGCGGAGGGTTGCGGTTGGAATACTCTAACCCAATTCATCTGGACGATGTAGCTATTGACTTCCCCGACAATCCCATCATTATTGCGCACCCGAGCTGGCCCTGGCAGGATGAAGCGCTATCGGTAGCGATGCACAAACCCAATATATATATTGATTTGAGCGGCTGGTCGCCAAAGTATTTCCCAAAGCAGTTGGTGCAATATGCCAATACCCTGCTGAAAGATCGGATGCTATTCGGTACTGATTTCCCGCTGATTACGCCCGATCGCTGGATGAAAGATTTTGAGGAAGCTGGCTTTAAAGAGGACGTCAAGCCGCTGATTTTAAAGGAAAATGCGATTCGGATGCTTGGTCTGAGGTAG
- a CDS encoding MFS transporter, protein MEVSAKSLIDQRPISRLQYATIVICFLMNMLDGMDVMVISYAAPAIAKSWSVSPEALGIVFSAGLFGMTFGALFLAPYADHIGRKSMILLSAAIMGISIYLTSLSASIIPLIAFRFISGLGIGSMLASTAALASEYTPNKTRDFWVSFVISGYPVGAVLSGLVAAKVIPASGWQTMFQIAGVATFLALPLIQFFLTESLDFYLKSQPHLALEKANSILAKMSHTLVDTLPNKPAKRTGIPIKSLLEDEYKLPTIQLWVALFLAFATLYFLTSWIPKLATNAGLPIELAIYAGTVFNVGAFFGITMQGYFSSLFGLKKTIGIFLIMTGVVMASFQLFMGSSTLLLVFALLGFGIQGGFVGLYAVAARMYPTEFRTTGVGWSIGIGRLGGIIGPAVGGVLIGMGLSMVTNFLIYAVPTIFAGIMTMYISSKKIS, encoded by the coding sequence ATGGAAGTAAGTGCTAAATCCCTGATTGACCAGCGACCGATTTCGCGGCTGCAATATGCAACCATCGTGATCTGCTTCCTAATGAACATGCTCGATGGCATGGATGTGATGGTCATTTCCTATGCGGCCCCGGCCATTGCCAAAAGCTGGAGCGTCAGCCCCGAAGCCTTGGGTATCGTTTTTAGTGCCGGATTATTTGGCATGACCTTCGGGGCTTTATTTCTGGCTCCGTATGCTGATCATATTGGCCGAAAATCCATGATTCTGCTCAGTGCCGCTATCATGGGCATTAGTATTTATCTGACTTCCCTATCCGCAAGCATTATTCCGCTCATCGCGTTTCGTTTCATTAGTGGTCTCGGCATCGGTAGTATGCTGGCGAGTACAGCTGCTCTGGCTTCCGAATATACGCCCAATAAAACCCGCGATTTCTGGGTGAGTTTTGTCATTTCGGGTTATCCCGTTGGGGCTGTGTTATCGGGATTGGTAGCGGCTAAGGTTATTCCCGCTTCGGGATGGCAAACCATGTTCCAGATTGCGGGCGTTGCCACCTTTCTGGCCTTGCCACTGATTCAATTCTTCCTGACCGAGTCGCTGGATTTTTACCTGAAATCGCAACCGCATCTGGCGCTGGAAAAAGCGAATAGTATACTGGCCAAAATGAGCCATACCCTGGTGGATACCCTACCGAATAAACCCGCCAAACGAACAGGGATACCTATCAAATCATTGCTGGAGGATGAGTATAAATTGCCGACCATTCAGTTGTGGGTTGCCCTGTTTCTGGCGTTCGCTACGCTCTATTTTCTGACTAGCTGGATTCCCAAACTGGCAACAAATGCCGGGCTTCCTATTGAATTGGCTATTTATGCAGGAACCGTCTTCAATGTTGGGGCTTTTTTCGGCATTACAATGCAGGGCTATTTTTCCAGTCTATTCGGCCTGAAAAAGACGATCGGGATATTCCTGATTATGACGGGTGTTGTCATGGCGTCTTTTCAACTCTTTATGGGATCATCTACCTTGCTGCTGGTCTTTGCCCTGCTAGGATTTGGTATTCAGGGGGGATTTGTGGGACTCTACGCCGTGGCGGCCCGCATGTATCCAACCGAATTTCGTACGACAGGTGTTGGCTGGTCAATTGGGATTGGAAGATTGGGGGGTATCATTGGACCCGCCGTGGGCGGTGTGCTTATTGGTATGGGTTTGTCGATGGTGACGAACTTTCTGATTTACGCCGTTCCAACGATCTTTGCGGGCATCATGACCATGTACATTTCGTCGAAGAAGATAAGTTGA
- a CDS encoding type II toxin-antitoxin system VapC family toxin codes for MNGNKAILVDTNALIYYFNGNEKVTNAIDGEILYISAITEIELLSFSQLDEESEQQIRYFIDDESCRLIELISAIKEQTIKIRRRHRIKLPDAIIAATALFLGIPLLTFDSGFAKVDGLDLILLDL; via the coding sequence ATGAATGGGAATAAAGCAATTTTGGTCGACACGAATGCGCTGATTTATTACTTCAATGGTAATGAAAAAGTAACTAACGCTATTGACGGAGAAATTCTATATATCTCAGCCATTACGGAAATCGAATTATTAAGCTTCTCTCAGCTCGATGAAGAAAGTGAACAGCAAATCCGGTACTTTATTGATGATGAGAGCTGCCGACTAATCGAATTAATCTCTGCTATCAAAGAGCAAACGATAAAAATCCGCAGACGCCACCGCATCAAACTACCCGATGCCATTATTGCCGCTACAGCCCTCTTCCTAGGGATACCGCTCCTAACATTCGATTCAGGTTTCGCGAAAGTTGATGGCCTGGACCTCATTCTATTAGACCTATAG
- a CDS encoding acyl-CoA synthetase: MQLVHNAIHNVDLTAIVSDGKSYTYQQLLDSSRAFAERLLNGATDLNEARVAFMVAPGFDYVRVQWGIWRAGGIAVPLALSYPLPSLRYVIEDTGAQIVIADKAYVDILAPLAEEKGFRFITPGDETESVIGQSLPELDASRRAMILYTSGTTNLPKGVVTTHANLEAQISTLVNVWQWSSSDHILCVLPLHHVHGIINVICCALWAGATVEFLPNFSAEAVFDTFQRGQVNVFMAVPTIYFKLIAYWESLPIERQQQVTETLFRFRLMVSGSAALPVSVMEKWKTVSGHTLLERYGMTEIGMGISNPYKGERRVGYIGLPLPDVSVRLVDEENAVVEDGQPGEIQIKGDTVFLDYWNRPEATQKAFTDDGWFRTGDIAVVEDGYYRMLGRDSIDIIKSGGYKISALEIEEVLRTHPAISDCSVVGIPNEEWGELVAVAVILSDQTVSADTLPNWLRERMPAYKVPRQYRIVEELPRNAMGKVTKNDLKPLFK, encoded by the coding sequence ATGCAACTTGTACATAACGCCATTCATAACGTTGACTTAACGGCCATTGTATCAGACGGCAAATCGTATACCTATCAGCAGTTACTTGATTCGTCCAGGGCCTTTGCGGAACGCCTGCTGAACGGAGCCACCGACCTCAACGAAGCTCGTGTAGCTTTTATGGTAGCGCCGGGATTCGATTACGTGCGGGTGCAGTGGGGCATTTGGCGAGCGGGGGGCATTGCCGTGCCACTAGCGTTGTCCTATCCATTACCTTCGTTGAGGTATGTAATCGAAGATACAGGGGCTCAGATCGTTATTGCGGATAAAGCCTATGTGGATATCCTTGCACCTTTAGCCGAAGAAAAAGGGTTTCGCTTTATCACGCCAGGCGATGAAACAGAGTCAGTCATAGGCCAGTCTCTACCCGAGTTGGATGCCAGTCGCCGGGCTATGATACTGTACACCAGTGGCACGACCAATCTGCCCAAGGGCGTCGTAACCACCCATGCCAACCTTGAAGCGCAAATTTCAACCCTGGTGAATGTCTGGCAATGGTCATCCAGCGATCATATCTTGTGTGTACTGCCGCTGCATCATGTGCATGGTATCATCAACGTGATTTGCTGTGCGCTATGGGCCGGAGCCACCGTCGAATTCCTGCCTAATTTCTCGGCCGAAGCCGTTTTTGATACGTTCCAACGTGGGCAGGTCAATGTGTTCATGGCCGTGCCGACTATTTATTTCAAACTCATCGCCTACTGGGAAAGCCTTCCCATTGAGCGGCAACAGCAAGTAACAGAAACCCTGTTCCGATTCCGGCTCATGGTGTCGGGGTCGGCAGCATTGCCCGTTTCGGTGATGGAGAAATGGAAAACCGTTAGTGGACATACGCTGCTCGAACGCTATGGGATGACCGAAATTGGCATGGGCATCAGCAATCCTTACAAAGGCGAACGGCGGGTAGGTTATATCGGTCTGCCATTGCCCGATGTCAGCGTCCGGCTGGTCGATGAGGAAAATGCGGTCGTAGAAGACGGTCAACCCGGAGAGATTCAGATAAAAGGGGACACCGTTTTTCTGGACTACTGGAATCGGCCCGAAGCCACGCAAAAAGCATTTACCGACGATGGCTGGTTCCGGACAGGCGATATCGCTGTGGTAGAAGATGGCTACTACCGCATGCTGGGCCGCGATTCCATCGATATTATTAAATCGGGTGGTTATAAAATCTCAGCCCTCGAAATCGAAGAAGTGCTCAGAACCCACCCTGCCATCAGCGATTGTAGTGTTGTCGGTATTCCGAACGAAGAATGGGGCGAGTTGGTAGCCGTAGCCGTTATCCTAAGCGATCAAACGGTTTCGGCAGATACCTTACCGAACTGGCTTCGCGAACGCATGCCTGCGTATAAAGTGCCCCGGCAGTATCGGATCGTTGAGGAACTCCCCCGAAATGCCATGGGGAAAGTCACGAAGAATGATCTGAAACCCCTTTTTAAATGA
- the madL gene encoding malonate transporter subunit MadL, translated as MIIYGVGILAFCYVIGQLTGELLGRLIGVEANVGGVGFAMLLLIFLNDWFTKKGYTDKLTDNGILFWSQMYIPIVVAMSAIQNVKVAVSSGVIALVAGIVPVLICLAMIPLLAKLAKPKSADQHGNYHPIS; from the coding sequence ATGATAATTTACGGGGTTGGTATTCTGGCCTTCTGCTACGTAATCGGGCAGTTAACGGGCGAATTACTTGGCAGGCTGATTGGTGTAGAGGCCAATGTGGGTGGAGTTGGTTTTGCGATGCTGTTGTTGATTTTCCTGAATGACTGGTTTACCAAAAAGGGCTACACCGACAAACTCACCGACAACGGTATTCTGTTCTGGAGCCAGATGTACATACCCATAGTGGTGGCCATGTCGGCGATTCAAAACGTAAAAGTGGCCGTTTCAAGCGGGGTAATTGCCCTGGTAGCCGGTATTGTTCCTGTCTTGATTTGCCTCGCCATGATTCCCCTTCTTGCTAAATTAGCTAAACCCAAATCCGCCGACCAACATGGAAATTATCACCCGATTTCTTGA
- the madM gene encoding malonate transporter subunit MadM gives MEIITRFLEKNGLIVAFLIVALIMYGSAIISNRLTNKKIPASAIAIVSGLILAYIGGKYSGGEKGIADLKIFSGFGLMGGAMFRDFAIVSTAMGASFVVMKQTGWVGALSLFLGIVLSFIGGVAVALLWGYTDAISLTTIGAGACTYIVGPVTGAAIGASSDVMALSIAAGVVKAVFVTIGTPLVARYIGLDNPHTAMIFGGLMGTTSGVSAGLAATDPKLVPYGALTATFYTGLGCLACPSVLYLLMRFFFI, from the coding sequence ATGGAAATTATCACCCGATTTCTTGAAAAAAATGGGTTGATTGTTGCCTTCCTGATCGTTGCGTTGATCATGTATGGCTCGGCAATTATCTCCAATCGGCTCACTAACAAGAAAATCCCGGCTTCCGCCATTGCCATTGTTAGTGGCTTGATCCTGGCTTATATTGGCGGTAAGTATTCGGGAGGTGAAAAAGGCATTGCTGACCTAAAGATATTCTCGGGGTTTGGGCTGATGGGTGGGGCTATGTTCCGCGATTTCGCCATTGTCTCAACAGCCATGGGAGCCAGCTTCGTGGTCATGAAACAGACAGGCTGGGTGGGCGCCTTATCGCTGTTTCTTGGCATTGTTCTTTCTTTTATAGGTGGTGTTGCAGTAGCGTTGCTCTGGGGATATACCGATGCCATTAGCCTAACTACGATTGGGGCTGGTGCCTGTACCTACATCGTTGGGCCCGTAACGGGCGCTGCTATTGGGGCAAGTTCCGATGTGATGGCGCTGAGTATCGCTGCTGGCGTTGTAAAAGCAGTTTTTGTAACGATTGGAACACCCCTGGTGGCCCGATACATTGGCCTTGATAACCCACATACGGCCATGATTTTTGGCGGATTAATGGGAACCACCAGTGGGGTGTCGGCTGGCCTGGCTGCTACCGACCCTAAATTAGTACCCTACGGTGCGCTGACCGCTACGTTTTATACCGGACTTGGCTGCCTGGCTTGTCCATCGGTGCTGTATCTGCTGATGCGATTTTTCTTCATATAG
- a CDS encoding helix-turn-helix domain-containing protein, producing the protein MPTRLKNFEGLYGDTQHPFLDSFLHHELLEVRSRLYDWDINEHLHTDLIQLFFFISGNGILLSELRRVTLTPPCVVLIPTNTLHGFAFQSDMVGEVFTIAEQALDAFFKSKPHIFLELNQLRQYPFAGQPAVFDQLYWLKNRLVQELNEDHLEKKTQLQLVLQMLLISLYRTQQESEIPSPTSPNRTLQYFNDFQKLIRQSIHKLKTIQEYASSLNITSVHLNRICQSVVKKSALQIVHDNLTNEAKKYLLNTTYSLSEISYVLNFKDPAYFSRLFKKQTGLSPGQFRKMGKT; encoded by the coding sequence ATGCCTACCCGTTTAAAAAACTTCGAGGGATTGTATGGCGACACCCAACACCCATTTTTAGACAGCTTTCTTCATCATGAATTACTGGAGGTTCGAAGCCGATTGTATGATTGGGACATCAACGAACACCTGCATACTGATTTAATCCAGCTGTTCTTTTTTATATCGGGGAATGGGATACTGTTATCGGAACTACGGAGAGTTACCCTCACTCCTCCCTGTGTAGTACTGATTCCAACGAATACCTTGCATGGATTTGCATTTCAATCAGATATGGTTGGTGAAGTGTTCACCATTGCCGAACAGGCGCTTGATGCTTTTTTCAAGTCAAAGCCCCACATTTTTCTGGAATTGAATCAGCTTCGTCAATACCCATTTGCAGGTCAGCCAGCTGTTTTTGATCAATTATATTGGTTAAAGAATCGGCTGGTTCAGGAGTTAAATGAAGATCATCTCGAAAAGAAAACACAACTGCAATTAGTACTTCAGATGCTATTGATCAGCTTATACCGAACGCAGCAGGAGTCGGAAATTCCATCACCTACTTCACCTAATCGGACGCTTCAGTATTTTAACGATTTTCAAAAGCTCATCCGACAGTCGATTCATAAGTTAAAAACGATTCAGGAGTACGCCAGTTCATTGAACATTACGTCGGTTCACCTTAACCGGATTTGCCAGTCGGTTGTAAAAAAGTCGGCGCTGCAAATTGTCCACGATAATCTAACCAATGAAGCCAAGAAGTACCTGCTTAATACCACCTATTCCCTATCCGAAATTTCGTATGTCCTGAATTTCAAAGACCCAGCCTATTTTTCGCGACTGTTCAAAAAACAGACGGGGCTATCACCGGGTCAGTTTCGTAAAATGGGGAAAACCTAG
- the pcaH gene encoding protocatechuate 3,4-dioxygenase subunit beta, whose protein sequence is MSDLSYNQFDREVQPPYLAPDYKSTVLRAPSRPLVVIKQSLSELSGPVFGETHVGPLDHDLTKNACINGAPLGERIVVHGKVMDENGRPIPHTLIEIWQANAAGRYVHKVDQHDAPLDPNFLGTGRVLTDAEGNYRFYTIKPGAYPWGNHYNAWRPNHIHFSLFGPNITTRLVTQMYFPGDPLLQYDPLFLAVPLKGRDLLVSQFDLSLTEPSFALGYRFNFVLRGHNSTPFETV, encoded by the coding sequence ATGAGCGATCTTAGTTACAATCAGTTTGATAGGGAGGTGCAACCGCCCTATCTGGCACCTGACTATAAATCAACAGTGTTACGAGCTCCCTCCAGGCCGTTGGTGGTTATCAAACAATCGCTATCGGAGCTTTCTGGGCCGGTTTTCGGCGAGACGCACGTTGGGCCGTTGGATCATGATTTAACCAAAAACGCGTGTATAAACGGCGCACCTCTGGGTGAACGAATCGTGGTTCACGGCAAGGTGATGGACGAAAATGGTCGGCCCATTCCGCACACGCTCATTGAGATCTGGCAGGCTAATGCGGCTGGCCGCTACGTGCATAAAGTGGATCAGCACGACGCTCCGCTCGATCCTAATTTTCTGGGAACAGGTCGTGTATTGACGGATGCGGAAGGCAATTATCGATTTTATACAATCAAACCGGGGGCGTATCCCTGGGGCAACCATTACAATGCCTGGCGGCCTAATCACATCCATTTTTCTCTGTTCGGGCCGAATATTACGACGCGTCTGGTCACCCAGATGTATTTCCCCGGCGACCCGCTGTTACAGTATGATCCACTTTTTCTGGCGGTACCGTTAAAAGGACGCGACCTATTGGTGTCCCAATTCGATTTGAGCCTTACGGAACCCAGTTTTGCTTTAGGGTATCGGTTTAATTTTGTTCTCAGAGGACATAATTCAACGCCATTTGAAACGGTATAG
- a CDS encoding protocatechuate 3,4-dioxygenase subunit alpha codes for MLQTPSQTVGPYFAYGLTPEQYLYNFKSLVDNQLVSPLDQPDAITITGNVFDGQGQVITDAMIEIWDAQNKRFGRFGTGTDPKSRFVFHTLKPEPTDGQAPHVSVIVFMRGQLIHSYTRLYFSDEPDLNEKDDVLNAVPAERRHTLIAQKNAAGYEFNIYMQGEQETVFFEV; via the coding sequence ATGTTGCAAACACCTTCGCAAACTGTCGGCCCTTATTTTGCCTACGGCCTGACGCCGGAGCAATATCTATATAACTTTAAAAGCCTGGTCGACAATCAATTGGTAAGCCCACTTGATCAACCCGACGCGATTACCATTACAGGAAATGTATTTGATGGACAGGGGCAAGTTATAACCGATGCCATGATCGAAATCTGGGACGCGCAGAATAAGCGTTTTGGCCGATTCGGGACGGGTACTGACCCTAAAAGTCGGTTTGTTTTTCATACCCTCAAGCCTGAGCCGACAGACGGCCAGGCACCCCATGTATCGGTGATCGTATTCATGCGTGGGCAACTGATCCATTCCTATACCCGGCTCTATTTCTCCGACGAACCCGACTTGAACGAGAAAGACGACGTATTGAATGCGGTGCCTGCTGAACGACGCCATACACTCATTGCCCAAAAGAATGCGGCTGGCTATGAGTTCAATATCTACATGCAGGGTGAGCAGGAAACCGTGTTTTTTGAGGTATAA
- the pcaB gene encoding 3-carboxy-cis,cis-muconate cycloisomerase has protein sequence MSLYTYLFYSADGQSLLSDDATLAHMLQFEGALAQAQAKNGLVPVASAEMIVACCQADLLDVDRLKRDSSLSGNAAIPLVKQLTVLVRQRDEEAAKFVHLGATSQDLVDTATVLTIKQFIDWLDGKLSALENSLVRLTKQYRRTVMIGRTLLQQAKPITFGLKTALWLEGIGRSRQRLTDVKKRVLVLQLAGAAGSRNRSISAEVHENLATQLGLRPSVSWHTQRDNLAEFASVLGILTGSLGKIAKDVSLLMQTEIAEVLEGKAEGKGGSSTMPHKRNPVTSTAILANANRVPNLVATLLAAMPQEHERSAGLWHSEWEVQTEIMQLTAGTVERSLELLNNLDVDEQRMRQNLELTNGLIYAETVSLALAPNLGKAQAHELVEKACSLAVSQKKYLKDVLLEQHLDLSDLDELFKPENAIGQSLDIIDSILTHYDPQL, from the coding sequence ATGAGCCTATACACCTATCTATTTTATAGTGCTGACGGACAATCCCTATTATCCGATGATGCTACGCTCGCGCACATGCTTCAGTTTGAAGGGGCATTAGCGCAGGCGCAGGCAAAAAATGGTCTTGTTCCGGTGGCATCGGCAGAAATGATAGTAGCTTGCTGTCAGGCAGATTTATTGGATGTAGATCGGCTCAAAAGGGATAGTTCGCTCAGTGGTAATGCTGCTATTCCACTCGTCAAACAATTGACCGTGCTGGTCCGCCAGCGCGATGAGGAAGCTGCTAAGTTCGTGCATCTGGGTGCAACCAGCCAGGACCTAGTCGATACGGCAACGGTTCTGACAATCAAACAATTTATTGATTGGCTGGACGGTAAGCTCTCGGCGTTGGAAAACAGCCTGGTTCGATTGACGAAACAGTACCGCCGAACCGTCATGATTGGCCGAACGTTGTTGCAGCAGGCAAAACCCATCACGTTTGGACTGAAGACGGCTCTGTGGCTGGAGGGCATCGGTCGTAGTCGGCAGCGACTGACCGATGTAAAGAAACGGGTATTGGTGTTGCAACTGGCTGGTGCTGCTGGCAGCCGCAATAGGTCGATTTCGGCAGAAGTGCATGAGAATCTGGCGACCCAACTGGGGCTAAGACCTTCTGTTTCCTGGCATACGCAGCGGGATAATCTGGCTGAGTTTGCCTCTGTGCTGGGTATTTTAACGGGTAGCCTGGGTAAAATCGCCAAAGATGTTTCACTGCTGATGCAGACCGAAATCGCTGAAGTACTGGAAGGTAAAGCCGAAGGCAAAGGTGGGTCGAGTACAATGCCCCACAAACGCAATCCCGTAACCTCCACGGCTATTCTGGCCAATGCCAATCGGGTTCCCAATCTGGTAGCTACTCTGCTCGCGGCTATGCCCCAGGAACACGAACGCTCCGCCGGACTCTGGCATTCGGAATGGGAGGTGCAAACGGAAATCATGCAGCTAACGGCAGGAACCGTAGAACGCAGTCTTGAATTGCTCAATAATCTGGACGTGGATGAACAACGGATGCGGCAAAACCTCGAACTCACTAACGGCCTGATTTACGCCGAAACCGTTTCGCTGGCACTGGCTCCTAACCTTGGCAAAGCTCAGGCGCATGAACTAGTCGAAAAAGCCTGCTCGCTGGCCGTATCGCAGAAGAAATACCTCAAAGACGTACTCCTTGAGCAACACCTTGATCTATCAGATTTGGATGAGCTTTTCAAACCCGAAAACGCCATTGGCCAAAGCCTCGACATCATCGACTCTATTTTAACGCATTATGACCCTCAACTATAA
- the pcaC gene encoding 4-carboxymuconolactone decarboxylase: MHVRRTVLGDAHVDKATSQINEFNADFQQFITTYAWGEIWTRPGLSKLNRSLITLAMLIALNRKAEFQMHIRAALNNGVTEDEIKEVIMQSALYCGLPAANEAFHSALEILNQQP; the protein is encoded by the coding sequence ATGCATGTCCGCCGAACGGTGTTAGGCGATGCTCACGTCGATAAAGCTACAAGCCAGATTAACGAATTCAATGCTGATTTTCAGCAATTTATAACAACCTATGCCTGGGGCGAAATCTGGACGCGACCGGGGCTTTCCAAGCTCAACCGAAGCCTGATTACGCTGGCTATGCTGATTGCATTGAACCGAAAAGCCGAGTTTCAGATGCATATTCGGGCTGCCCTGAACAATGGGGTAACCGAGGACGAAATCAAAGAGGTTATCATGCAATCGGCCCTGTATTGTGGGTTGCCAGCCGCGAATGAAGCCTTTCACTCGGCGCTCGAAATCCTTAACCAACAGCCATGA